The genomic window AGTTCTGGCGCCACGAACGCTGAGGAAGACCGCGGCGTCTCGAGTTCGTCCAGCGTCGCCGAGCGTTGTTCAGCGTCTGCCGAGAGGAGAGTGAGATAGCGAGTGAGGGGCAGGAGGTACTGTGTGCGAGGGCGGTCTCCCTGCAATCTCGCCCGGACCGACCGCCGCGCACGACGGCGCGCGCGGCGCGGACTCCGCCGATTGCCCGGTACTGACGCGATTTGCTCCAGAATGCAGACAGGTACGTTTCGATTGGAGGTAACTAGTTTAGATCGGTTTGTAAAATGTCTAATCGCCTCTCGGCGGTTCGTGAAAGGTCCGCTAATCGTCGTGAAAGGTGTGAAACGTCGTCGATCTGGGGGACAATCTCCGAAAATCCCCGAAGCGACTGTCGCTTATAACAGGTAGTGACGGATAGCCGTGATCGAGGCATGAGCGCCACTACGCAGCCCTCCAACGACGGTGCGCCCGCCAAAGAACAGCGCCTGCGCGACTACCTCGCCGAGAAGGTCCGCGAGGAAGGCGTGGTCTACTTCAAGAGCAAGTTCATCGCGGACGAGGTCGGTCTCTCGCCCAAGGAGATCGGCGCACTGATGGTCAAGCTCAGCGACTCCGCCCGCGAGATCAGCGTCGAGAAGTGGTCGTACACGAGCGCGACGACCTGGCGCATCGAACCGAACTGAGCCGACGCGGCGAACCGGACCGAGCCGACGTGGCGGTCCCCGCGAGCGAGTTGGTCCCCGCTCGACGGCGACCCGATGTTCTCCTTGCTTTCCACTCCGACGACCCGATACCGGCAGGGCCGGCCGCAAGCAGCGGAAACGCTTTCGTAGCGCTCGCACCGATCCGGTGACGTGTCGCTGCTCGACGCGCTGACCCAGGCCGTCCTGCCAGTCCTCGCCATCGCGACCGCCGGCTACCTGCTCGGCCGGATTCGCGACGTCGCGGTCGAACCTCTCGCGACGGTGACGATCTACGTCCTGACGCCAGCGCTCGTCTTCCACAGCCTCGCGACGACGCCGATTGGCGGCGAAACCGCGGTCAGACTTGCGATCGGAGTGACAGCGTTCACGATCGGGATGGTCGCGATCGCCAGCGCGGTCGCTCGCGCCGTCGGCCAGCCCGACGGCACCCGCGGCGCGATGGTGCTCGCGAGCACGTTCCCCAACGCGGGCAACTACGGGATCCCGATGGCCGCGTTCGCGTTCGGGAGCGTCGGCCGCTCCACCGCGATCCTCTACATCGTGTTCCAGGCGGTCCTGATGTACACCCTCGGTGTGTACCTCGCCTCCCGCGGCGCCGTCGCGTCGCCGCGCGAGGCCGCGATCGAGGTGCTCTCCCTGCCGCTGGTCTACGCGCTCGCCGCAGCGTGGCTCGCCCGGGCGTTCGCCGTCGTCCCAGACGCCGACACCGCCGCGATGGAGGCGATCCAGCTCACCGGGGACGCCGCCATTCCCGTCATGCTCATCATGCTGGGCATCCAGCTGGCGAACACGAGTCACGGCGCAGCCCTCCGGTCGGCAGTGCCCGCGTCTTCGCTCAAACTATTCGTCGCCCCGGCGGTCGCACTCCTCATCGCGCTCCCGCTCGGACTTCCGACCGGCGTCGGGCGCGTGTTCGTCCTCTCGTGTGCGATGCCCGCGGCCGTGACGCCGCTGATGCTCGTCGTCGAGTACGGGACCGATCGCGAGGGCGTCACTGCACCGGAGTTCGTCAGCACCGCTATCCTCCTGACGACGCTCGCGAGCACGGTGACGCTCACGGTGTTGATCGCGTTGCTGCAGGACGGCGTGCTCGTGTAGGGTTCGTTCACAGCACGGGCACGCCGTGCAGTGGCCGACGCGCCCCGCTGCGCCCGCCGCCACCGCCGGTATCATGTGGACGGCCGCCATTATAGCGGGTGTGCACGTCCTCCTCACCGGCGCGACCGGCTTCGTCGGTCGCCACCTCCTCCCCGAGCTTCGCGACCGCGGCCACCAGGTCACGGCGCTCGTTCGCGACCGATCGGCAGTGACCCTCCCCGACGACGTCCGGGTCATCGAAGGCGACCTGCAGGAACCAGCGGCCATGACGGTGTTCGAACCCGCCCCCGAAGCGACCGCTGGCGGTGACGACGTCGCTGCCGCCAGCGACGCCGCGGGCGAGCCAGGGGCGACCGAGACCACCTTCGCCGACGCGATCGCCGGCTGCGACGCCGCATACTACCTGATCCACTCCATGCGCGCCGGCGAGGACTTCGAAGCGCTCGATCGCGACCTCGCCCAGGGCTTCGCCGACGCGGCGTCGGCGGCCGGCATCGAGCGGGTGATCTACCTCGGCGGACTCGGAGAGGGAACGGGTAGCGCGTCTGGCGACGGCGACGCGGACGCTCGGGGCCGGACCCTCGAGGACCTCTCGCCACACCTCCGCTCCCGGCGCGAGGTCGAGGCGATCCTGGCGGAGGGCGACTACGAACTGACGACCCTTCGCGCGGCGATCATCATCGGGAAGGGCAGCGCCGGCTTCGAGATCGTCCGCCAGCTCTCGACGAAGCTCCCGGTGATGGTGACGCCCAGCTGGGTCCGGACGCCCTGTCAGCCGATCGCGATCGCCGACGCCGTCGCGTACCTCGCTGGGGTCCTCGACGCGCCGGAGACCGCCGGCGGAACGTACGGCATCGGAGGTCCGGAGGTGCTCCCCTACGAGGAGATGCTCCGGCGGGTCGGCCGCATTCTCGGCGGCGGACCGATTATCGTTCCTGTGCCGGTGCTCTCCCCGAAGCTGTCCTCCTACTGGGTGGGCCTGGTCACGGACGTCGACGCGTCGATCGCGCGGCCGCTGATCGAAGGGCTCCGGACGCCGGTCGTCGTCGAGGATCCGGCGATCGACGAGTACGTCGACGTCGAGAAGACGCCCTTCGACGAGGCGGTCCGGCGAGCGCTGGCGGAGGCTGGGCCGTGAGCGGCGATCGGCGGGCGTCCTCGGGACCGGCGACGGAGGACGGCGGCGTGGAGGGCGAGGCCGACTCGTTCGACGGCGATCCGACCGAGGCCGCCGAGCAGCGGACGGACCTCCCCGCCTACGGCGAGACCTGGACGTACGAGGGCCTGATCGGAGCGATTCCGGGGCTCTCGATCTCGCCCCGGATCGCCGTCGCCCTCCAGATCGCCGGGTTCGAGATCGCCGTGCTCGTCATGGCGGCCGTCTACGACTTCTGGGACGCGGCACTCGTGGGAACGCTCGCCGTGCTCGTCGCCGGCGGTGGCAGTGCGATCACGCTCCGGATGGGCGACAAACTTCGGTCGCTCCCGGTCCCGGCGGCGTACCGCAGGCTCGCCTTCGGCTCGCGGATCGAGATCGTCCTCTCGGTGCTGGCCTACGTCGCGCTCGTGACGTACCTCTTCGCCGTGGATCCCGTCGGCGCCGAGATGACGCTGTTGACGGACTCGCTGGGTGAGGACCCGCCGGTGCCGGCGGTGTATCTCGCGCTCCTCCTGGCCTGGGACGTCATCTACCGCATCGGCATCGCCTGGTGGGCCAGCGTCGCCGCACTCTGGCGCTCCTGGCGCTACGACTTCGACCCGGAGGTCGCGCGTGCCATCGCTCGGGCGGATCTGTGGCCGCTCGCGTTCGCGGTGCTCCAGCTAGCGCTCGTGCCGATCGTCTGGGACCGACCGCTCTTGCTGTTCGCGCTGATCGGCCACGTGGTCGCCGTAACGACAGTCGTGGCTCTGTCGGTCGTATTGCTACGGACGTGAGGAAGCGTTACTGCGATTTGATCTCCTCGAACTGGTCGAGGAGGTCCTCCGCGGAGTCCCCGGAGTCGTACTCCATGGATCCCTCGTACTCGTGCCGATCGTCGTCGAAAGCGGCGTCCACCGTGTTGGACTTGCGCTCGCGGCGTTCGTGTTCGTCTTCGTCATAGGCACCCATTGACATGGTAGTGTACCACACTGTTAGATAGTACCAATAATGAATGTAACGGTAGTTCGAATCATTGCATATTGGTTGCCATCTACCTACAGAATCCGGCCTGAACGGCTGTTTGGGTACCACAACGCCGTCCGCTACCGCCTACGGAAGCCCCATCCCGCTCGACCGTCCGCGCCTCGTTGTGCTCCTCGCTCACTTCGTTCGCTGCGGTGGCCGGAGGTTCCCTCCGGCACTTGACGAGCTTCGCTCGTCATCGCTTATGCCGTCGGGGACGGATCGAGCGGTCGGCCCCTTCCGAAGCCCCGCCCGTGTGATGTCTCACCGATCACGGTACCTCGGTAGTTCTCGTCGGCGCGCGCTGGGGCGGTCGCGAGCCCCGAAGCGGGCGAGCGGCCGTCGCCAGCCAGCGTGCGAGGGCCGAGCGATGCTGGACCGGAGGTCCAGCAAGTCTGAGGCTTCGCCTCAGGCAACGCAGTGGTGAGCGAAGCGAACCCGAGCAGCGTCCTCGTGAGCGTAGCGAGCGAGGGCTCGGAAGTCGCAGCCCGCGAGCGAAGCGAGCAGGAATGTCTTCCGGTGCAGAAGGCTGGGGAGGATTGAGGCTGCGTTCGGGTGGGACTGGAAGGGGCCGACCGGTCGTTCGATTAGGCGACCTAAGCACCGCAGCGACCAGCGGGAGCGAGGAGCGTCGTTCGAAAGACGCTTCGCGTCTTTCCTGATCACGAGAGATCTCCGATCTCTCGGACGACAACGAGCGTAATCGAACGAGCGGGAGGGGCTTCCAAACGAGCTCCGTCTGCGGTTGAACTCTCAGGGCCACCCCAACACCCTCCACAGTTCAGCCGGTCCCGCGCGATTTAAGCCCGCCCCGCCGTTCCGGTCGCACATGAGCGAGGCCGACGCCGACGCAGTGGACGACGCGGCCGACGACCAGGTCGCGAGCCGGGACGACGTCTGGGTCGAGAAGTACCGTCCCCAGCGCCTCGAGGACGTCGTCGGCCACGAGACCATCACGGAACGCATCCAGCAGTACGTCGCGGGCGACGACCTGCCGAATCTCCTCTTTGCCGGCCCCGCCGGCGTCGGCAAGACGACGACCGCCGTCGCGATCGCCAAGGAGATCTACGGCGACGACTGGCGCGAGCACTTCCTCGAACTCAACGCCTCCGACCAGCGCGGGATCGACGTCGTCCGGGGCCGGATCAAGGACTTCGCGCGGACCTCCTTCAGCGGCGACAGCTACGGGTTCCGGATCATCTTCCTCGACGAGGCCGACGCGCTGACGAGCGACGCCCAGTCCGCACTGCGCCGGACGATGGAGCAGTTCTCGAACAACACCCGCTTCATCCTCTCGTGCAACTACTCCTCGCGGATCATCGACCCGATCCAGTCCCGGTGTGCCGTCTTCCGTTTCCCGCCGCTCTCCGACGAGGCGATCCGCGAGCAGATCGAGATCGTCGCGGCGGAGGAGGACATTACGGTCGAGGACAGCGGCTACGACGCGATCGCCTACGCGGCCGACGGCGACATGCGACGGGCGATCAACGCCCTGCAGGCCGCGGCCGCCACCGGCCAGACCGTCGTCGACGAGGAGGCGGTCTACGAGATCACCTCGACCGCGCGGCCCGAGGAGGTTCTCGAGATGGTCGAGCACGCGATCGACGGCGACTTCCTCGCCGCGCGCGCGGACCTCGAGTCGCTCCTGATCGATCGCGGGATCGCCGGCGGCGACGTCATCGATCAGCTCCACCGCTCGGTCTGGGACCTCGAACTCGAGGAGCAGGCGACCGTCCGCTTGATGGATCGCATCGGCGAGGCCGAGTACCGCATCGTCGAGGGCGCCGACGAGCGCATCCAGCTAGAGGCGATGCTCGCGGGGCTGGCGCTGGAAGGCGAGGAGTGAGGGCCGGCAGTGTGGCTCCGCCGACGTCCCGCACGTTCGACGACGATTGCACTGAAACAGCCAGTCGGTACGCGCTGCAGTCGACTCACGGCGCCGGCCGCCGAATTCGAATCGCCGTGTTCTACACCGGCTGACGTCCTCCCCTCCGGACTCGTGCCGTCGCTGGCGCCGAGGCGTGGCGATTCGACGCGTCGCGCGCCGGTCAGCGACCGCGGACGACGGTTCCGTCGTATTTTTACTGGGGCTATTACAACTCCATGCAGCATGGAACGAAGGAAGGTGCTCCGGAGTATCGGATCTGTAGCAGTCCTCGGGGTTGCTGGCTGCTCGAGTCAGTTTACCTCCCGTCCGAAACTGGATCTGTCCGTCGAGAATTATCGAGACGTAGCGGCCGAACTCTTCATCGAGGTCGTCGCCCGTGACGCTTCGAACCGGAGTGACGGCGTCATGTATCAGGAGTGGGTCGAAGTCCCAGCGAACTCGGTCGGGGACGACCAGTGGCGCCTGGACGACTTCGCCACGGCACGACCCTGTCGGATTGAAGTACGCGTCCGCAATCGCGAGCGCGGTGCCAAAACCTACCACTACCATTACGTTCCAGACTGCACGGATGACGACGCGCAGTTCGACCCGCGCGTCGACCTCGTCCTCGACCCACATTCCGGTCTCTCGTTCGGTCAAACGACGTGCTCGGGAACAGTGGCCAGTGCCCCGTAACGGACGCATCGAACTACCGCTCCGCGCTCGACTATCCCGCGTTCGCCGCTCCTGACACACTTCCGCCGTGATCGCCCGCTGTTGGTGCCCCGCCAGGCGATCGCCCTCCTCGCGTCGATCGTGGTCTGGTCGGAGCGGGCCCGGATCGGCGATCCGGCTTCCGACGCGTGACCCCACGCCACGATCCCGCAGTATTCGGGCCCCTCGCGACCGCCGACGGTCAGACTCATTAGTATCTGGGCCCGAGCGACGACCAATGACTCTTCGCTCGCGCCTCGAGGCGTCGACGCCCTCTCTCGCGTCGATCGCCGTTGCGACCACGGCGCTCACCTTCGTCCTCATGCTGCTGGGGATCTGGACGGCCGTCGGCGGCTACGGCCTGACTTGCAACGGCCGGTGGCCGATCTGCGACGGCGCCGTCTTCGGTCTCTTCCCCGCGAACTTCGGGAGCTTCGTCGAGTGGTTCCACCGCCTCGTCGCGATGATCACAGGCTTCGCGATCATGGGCACCGCAATCGCGGCATGGCGCGGCGGCGCCGAGCGCCGCGTTCGCGCCGCTTTCCTGCTCGCACTGGTGATCACGCCGCTCCAGATCGTCCTGGGCGCCCTCACCGTCACCACCTACGAGCGGCTGATCCTCGCGCTGCACTTCGGCTCCGCGCTGACGATCCTCGCGCTGCTCGTCGCGGGCACTGCCTGGACGGTCGAGGACATCCCCTCGATCGATCGGCTGGCAGCGATCGCGGCGCTCGCGCTTCCGCCCGCCCTCCTGCTCACGCCCGGCGTCTTCGTCGACTTCCTCCTCGAACTCCACCTCCTCTACAACGCGCTCGGCCTCGGCGCGTTCGTCGCGCTCTTCCTCGCGAGCCTCGGTGCGCGCACCCACTCCGAACTGCCGCGGCTCGCTGCGGGCGTCGGGGCCGTCGCCACCGCGCTCGCGCTGATCGTCGGCCGGGTCCGCCTCGACGCCACCGGCCAGGCGACGATCCTGCTCGGCCTCGGGATCGCACTCGCGATGGCACTCGCGACGATCCTGCTCTCGCGGCGCGCGGCGGGCATCGAGGGGTCGATCGGCTCCACGCACTCCTGAACGGCCGAACCCAGGGCGGCCAGGCCGCAACGGCCGCCCGAGTCACCCCCTCCTCGGCGTTCCCGGTCACCCGATCCTGGCCGTCCCCGAGCGTTCGATCCGCTCGGTGATCGAGTCCGCGATCGCGGTGCCGGCGGGCGTCCCCTCCGGCCCGACGACGATCGTCGGGCCCGCCGCCAGCGCTTCGTCGAGGACGCGCCCGGCTGGAGCGTCGCCTCCGCGATCGACGGTCGGTGCGGTGCAGCGATCCGCGAACTGCGCACTGAGCGGCCCGATCGCGTACACCGTCGGAATCAGCCGGCGTTCGTGGCAGTCGCTGGCGTAGTCCGCGAGCGTGGCGGCGACGTCGCGCCGTTCGCGATCGGTCACGACGACGAGTTCGATCGGCTCCCGGTCGGGACAGAGCGCGTACCGGAGCCGCTCGAGCGCGACGGTGTCCGTGACACCGAGGGCGTCGTAACACCGGCCGGCGCGCAGGTCGAGCCACTCCGGGTGGGACGCCGCGGCGAAGGCCTCCCGCTCCTCGTCGGGCATCGGTGGCTCCTCGAGCGCTGCGAGCGCGCCGTCGATCGCCGACCCCAGCTCCGCGCCGGGCGCGTCGGCGTCGTGCGCGCCGACGTGCGAAATCGTCGCGCCCCGGCGCTCGACCGCGGTCGCGAGATAGCGCCGGACGGCGGGGGTCCCCTCTGCGTTCACGACGTGGGCACCGGCGGGAACAGAGCCGGCGATGGAACGGACGACGTCGCCGCGACCAGGGCCCCTCGCCGCGCGACTGTCTCGGCCGGCTGCTGTCACGACGACCACGTCCGGCGGCCCGAGCATGTCCTGGGCGCGCCGCACCGCCTCGCTGTCGTCGTGGGCGTTCACGACCAGCGTCTCGACGGCGCCGCGCTCGCCGCGACCGCGGAGCGCCGGGTCCCCCTCACCGATCGTCACCGCACGGGTCGCGTGCCCGCGCCGATCGAGCACCGCACAGAGCCGATCGGTGACGGCGTCGGTGCCGACGGTGCCGAGGACGAACACGCGAGCCTCCACGGCGCCGCGGCGTGGGCGGAGGAGTCTCCGGAGCGAGCCTCGCAGTCCACCGCCCGACCCGGCGTCGCCGCGCTGGGGCTCGCGGGGGCTGTTCCAGTCCGTCACCGACCACGGCGGCTCAAACACGACCGGTCACCTCGCGTTCGATCACCGGTGCGGTCGCTTGCAGCGCCCCCCGACTCGCGGTCCGGCCGGAGTCCAGTGGCCGGGTCACGGCACCCACCTCCCTTCGGCGGCCCGGAGTCGCTCCTCGACGGGTCGCTCGCGCTCGCGGCGGGCGAGCACCGTGCCGATCGTCACGATCGCGAGGACGGCACCGACCCCGCCCAGCACGCCCGGGAGGACCC from Salinarchaeum sp. Harcht-Bsk1 includes these protein-coding regions:
- a CDS encoding AEC family transporter, whose translation is MSLLDALTQAVLPVLAIATAGYLLGRIRDVAVEPLATVTIYVLTPALVFHSLATTPIGGETAVRLAIGVTAFTIGMVAIASAVARAVGQPDGTRGAMVLASTFPNAGNYGIPMAAFAFGSVGRSTAILYIVFQAVLMYTLGVYLASRGAVASPREAAIEVLSLPLVYALAAAWLARAFAVVPDADTAAMEAIQLTGDAAIPVMLIMLGIQLANTSHGAALRSAVPASSLKLFVAPAVALLIALPLGLPTGVGRVFVLSCAMPAAVTPLMLVVEYGTDREGVTAPEFVSTAILLTTLASTVTLTVLIALLQDGVLV
- a CDS encoding NAD(P)H-binding protein is translated as MHVLLTGATGFVGRHLLPELRDRGHQVTALVRDRSAVTLPDDVRVIEGDLQEPAAMTVFEPAPEATAGGDDVAAASDAAGEPGATETTFADAIAGCDAAYYLIHSMRAGEDFEALDRDLAQGFADAASAAGIERVIYLGGLGEGTGSASGDGDADARGRTLEDLSPHLRSRREVEAILAEGDYELTTLRAAIIIGKGSAGFEIVRQLSTKLPVMVTPSWVRTPCQPIAIADAVAYLAGVLDAPETAGGTYGIGGPEVLPYEEMLRRVGRILGGGPIIVPVPVLSPKLSSYWVGLVTDVDASIARPLIEGLRTPVVVEDPAIDEYVDVEKTPFDEAVRRALAEAGP
- a CDS encoding DUF5786 family protein, with the protein product MSMGAYDEDEHERRERKSNTVDAAFDDDRHEYEGSMEYDSGDSAEDLLDQFEEIKSQ
- a CDS encoding replication factor C small subunit, yielding MSEADADAVDDAADDQVASRDDVWVEKYRPQRLEDVVGHETITERIQQYVAGDDLPNLLFAGPAGVGKTTTAVAIAKEIYGDDWREHFLELNASDQRGIDVVRGRIKDFARTSFSGDSYGFRIIFLDEADALTSDAQSALRRTMEQFSNNTRFILSCNYSSRIIDPIQSRCAVFRFPPLSDEAIREQIEIVAAEEDITVEDSGYDAIAYAADGDMRRAINALQAAAATGQTVVDEEAVYEITSTARPEEVLEMVEHAIDGDFLAARADLESLLIDRGIAGGDVIDQLHRSVWDLELEEQATVRLMDRIGEAEYRIVEGADERIQLEAMLAGLALEGEE
- a CDS encoding COX15/CtaA family protein, whose protein sequence is MTLRSRLEASTPSLASIAVATTALTFVLMLLGIWTAVGGYGLTCNGRWPICDGAVFGLFPANFGSFVEWFHRLVAMITGFAIMGTAIAAWRGGAERRVRAAFLLALVITPLQIVLGALTVTTYERLILALHFGSALTILALLVAGTAWTVEDIPSIDRLAAIAALALPPALLLTPGVFVDFLLELHLLYNALGLGAFVALFLASLGARTHSELPRLAAGVGAVATALALIVGRVRLDATGQATILLGLGIALAMALATILLSRRAAGIEGSIGSTHS
- a CDS encoding Mur ligase family CapB protein codes for the protein MFEPPWSVTDWNSPREPQRGDAGSGGGLRGSLRRLLRPRRGAVEARVFVLGTVGTDAVTDRLCAVLDRRGHATRAVTIGEGDPALRGRGERGAVETLVVNAHDDSEAVRRAQDMLGPPDVVVVTAAGRDSRAARGPGRGDVVRSIAGSVPAGAHVVNAEGTPAVRRYLATAVERRGATISHVGAHDADAPGAELGSAIDGALAALEEPPMPDEEREAFAAASHPEWLDLRAGRCYDALGVTDTVALERLRYALCPDREPIELVVVTDRERRDVAATLADYASDCHERRLIPTVYAIGPLSAQFADRCTAPTVDRGGDAPAGRVLDEALAAGPTIVVGPEGTPAGTAIADSITERIERSGTARIG